In a single window of the Pandoraea pulmonicola genome:
- a CDS encoding peptidase M29, translated as MLIERIEHKWIDVFAETLRRCDIRPGDVVAIVAETQSRPVNVELAQLAAESLGARPFRLVVPSPRVSAPVPVRSTGASDALGQLVPVVAALKAATLVVDCTVEGLLHAPELPDILGGGARVLMVSNEHPEILERCATDPALEPKVRAAIKRLRGAAQMHVTSAAGTDLRIGLLDARVGGVWGWCARPGQVAHWPGGLALAFPAAHSVNGQLVLAPGDINLTFKQYLRDRIALTVEDDYVVAIDGEGVDVDLMREYFAAWGDREAYAVSHVGFGLNQRARWDALACYDKRDCNGTEQRAFAGNFLYSTGANEVAGRHTLGHFDLPLRRCTIALDGDVVVRDGQLQGEFA; from the coding sequence ATGCTGATCGAACGAATCGAGCATAAGTGGATCGACGTATTTGCCGAGACCTTGCGGCGCTGCGACATACGACCCGGTGATGTGGTGGCGATTGTAGCCGAAACGCAATCCCGGCCTGTCAACGTGGAATTGGCGCAACTGGCCGCCGAATCGCTGGGCGCACGGCCTTTTCGGCTGGTGGTGCCGAGCCCGCGCGTGAGCGCGCCGGTGCCGGTGCGCTCCACCGGCGCGAGCGATGCGCTCGGCCAACTGGTCCCCGTCGTCGCGGCGCTCAAGGCTGCCACGCTCGTGGTTGACTGCACGGTCGAAGGCCTGTTGCACGCCCCCGAACTGCCTGACATTCTCGGCGGTGGCGCACGCGTGCTGATGGTCTCCAACGAACACCCGGAAATCCTGGAGCGCTGCGCGACCGATCCCGCGCTGGAACCCAAGGTGCGCGCGGCGATCAAGCGTTTGCGCGGCGCAGCGCAAATGCACGTGACGTCGGCCGCCGGCACGGACCTGCGCATCGGCCTGCTCGATGCGCGCGTGGGCGGGGTCTGGGGCTGGTGCGCCAGGCCCGGCCAGGTGGCGCATTGGCCGGGTGGCCTGGCGCTGGCATTCCCCGCCGCCCACAGTGTGAACGGCCAGCTCGTGCTCGCGCCGGGCGACATCAACCTGACCTTCAAGCAATACCTGCGCGATCGCATCGCCCTCACGGTCGAAGACGACTATGTCGTGGCGATCGACGGCGAGGGCGTTGACGTCGACCTCATGCGCGAGTACTTCGCCGCGTGGGGCGATCGCGAAGCCTACGCCGTTTCGCATGTCGGCTTCGGTCTGAATCAGCGTGCGCGCTGGGATGCACTCGCCTGCTACGACAAGCGCGACTGCAACGGCACCGAGCAGCGCGCCTTCGCCGGCAACTTCCTGTACTCGACGGGCGCCAACGAAGTGGCCGGTCGCCACACGCTCGGCCATTTCGATCTTCCGTTGCGCCGCTGCACGATCGCCCTCGACGGCGACGTGGTGGTGCGCGACGGTCAACTTCAGGGCGAGTTCGCGTGA